A region of the Myxococcus stipitatus DSM 14675 genome:
GGCTTCCAGTGGTGGTCCGAAGGTGAGCCCAACAACTACGGCAACACCGAACACTGCGCGGTGTGGCAGGGGTTGGATGGCCTCAACGACATCGCCTGCTCGATGACCCGGGCCTATGCGTGCCTCAAGATTGGCACGACGCGGGAAACCTACGCGGCGCTCCCCAATCCCTGGATCATCACCGACGCTACGGGCCCCTGGAACACGCCGCAGTGTCCCGCGGGCTACGAGTTTGCTCCGCCCCGCAATGCGTCGACCGGCTACCGGCTCCAGGAGCTCTCATACCTCTCCGGGAAGAACGCCTGGGTCAACCTGACGGACCAGTTCGAAGAGGGCCGCTGGGAAGAAGCCCCCTATCAACCCTGGGCGGCGGGTGAACCCAACAACGAGTTCGGCAACGAGCACTGCGTGCGGACCTACGCGAACGGCACTTGGAACGACGAGCCCTGCGGCTTCTCCATCAAGCATGCGTGCCGCTGCACCAGCCAGAGCTGCACGCTGAATGACTGGAAGCTGTCGGACACGGCGGGCGCCTGGAACAAGAGCACCTGCGGCGACGGTTGGACATTCTCGGCGCCCAGGAACTCCGCCGAGAACGAGGCCCTCAAGCAGAAGCTCCAGAACACGTCGGTCTGGGTCAACCTCACGGACCAGGCCCGCGAGGGACGTTGGGTGCACTGGGGCGGCGCGCCCGTCCCGTACACGCGCTGGGCGTCGACCGAGCCGAACAACTACAACGGCGTCGAGCACTGCGCGCTGATGACGGCGAACGGGACCTGGTACGACTCGAACTGCGCCGAGAGCTACGCGCATGCATGCCGGAAGTTCGGCGCGAGTTGCTCGGCGACGTCGTGCCCCGCGGACTACTGGGCGCTCGGCGGAGCGGGCAACTTCGACAATCCGCAGTGCCCCTCGGGCTACATCTACAGCACCCCCAAGTCGGACCTGGAGAACGCCGCACTCCTGACCAAGACCCAAGGTCAGTTCACGTGGCTGAAGCTCATCGACCGGGGCCACGAAGGACACTGGACCACCTGGGACTGATGCAACCTGGGTGAGCCTGGGCCGGTGGTTCAGCCGAACCACCGGCCGGAGTCCGGCGCGAAGATGCGGACCCGCTCCAGGAGCGAGGCGGGGAGGCGCTCTCGAATCATCGCATGCACCTCCTCGGGCCCCACGGACTGGCTGAAGTGCATGAGCACCAACGCCTCGTTGCGGAAGCGGTCGGCGTGGGCGATGAGCTCGTCGAGGTGGAGGTGCGCGCGGTCTCGCGCGTCCTGCACGGAGCGCTTGGGGTCGACGAAGGTGCATTCGATGACGAGGACGCGGGAGTCGAAGAGCATGGGCTCCGTCTCCAGCACACGCGCGAGCGTGTCCGTCGCGTACGCCAGCTCCAGGTGGTCCACCTCCGTGAAGAGGTCCTCGCCCGCCTTGCGGCGCTGCGCGATCTCCTGCGGGGGCATGCCCAGGTGCTCGGGACGCAGCTTGGTGACGCGCCGGAGGAACTGGTAGCCGAGCGACGGCACCGGGTGGTGCGTGCGGAACGCGCGGACGTGGAGGCCCTGGCCGAGTGGCTGGACGTCCCCTGGGAGCATGGGGACGGTCCGCGCCTCCATCGGGGTGTGGTGGAGCCGGGAGAGCACCTCCAGGGCCTCGCGAACGGTGGGCTCGATCTCCGCGGGAAGGAAGAGCTGCGGAGCCCCCTTCCCCAGCAACCGGCGGATGCCCAGCAGCGCGCCGAGCGCACTCGCGTGGTCGGGGTGCGCATGGCTGAGGAAGATGCGCTCCGTGCCCGCGAAGGAGCGGATGGGGACGCCCACGTCGAGCACCACGTCCAGCTCCGGCACCTGGAGGGAGGTGTAGACACCGCCGACGGAGATGCCTCGAACGGTGTAGGGACCCGCCTGGACTTCGGTGAGCGTCATCCTCGCGGTTATGACGCGTCTGCCCCCTCCACCGCAATGCTCGGTTCGACAGGCGCAAAACCATCGTCACGCGATCAGCAGCGCACGCCTACCTCTCGGACTGGATGTGGCCGCGAGCGGCGGATAGGGCACGAGTCGCCAGATCGGCGGCGTCAAATCGCAGTGTTTCCTCGAGCAGTACGGAGCGTCCCTTCCTTCCTGGTACTGAGACGCCAAAGACAATCTCCCCGGTCTCCTTGCTGCGCCAGAATCCCATCCAGAAAAGTGGAACGTCCTGCTCGCCGAGCCAGAAACAGTAACCGTAATAGGGCTCCGAAGACTTCCGCGCGAATGACCAAGCATTGCTGGCTCGATACGCAGTCTCCGTTTCCGCACTTTCTCTCAGGTGCGAATGAACCGTACTGAGGAACCGATACATCCTCGGCCAACGTCCCTCAATCGCACCTGCAATGAACCCGGCGAACTCCTCCTCCAGCACGTCTGCTGGCAGCGCCTCCTGGCGCCAGTCGAAGCTGGTGGTGACCTGCTCCAACAAAAGCTTCAGATTCACCTCCGTCGCCCTTTCGGCAACCTCGGCCCAGGTGACGACGGGCATTCCCACCGGTAGCTCTCGCCCATCTGGACGCAGCAGCACGACCAGATCAATCCTGCGCTCCTTGAGCGCCTCTTCCTGTCGCACAGTAAAGCCAGCAAGAATCTTCAGCTCGAGATAGGCCTTTGACTGAGCCCAAGCAACACAGAGGTCTGCACGCCACTTGGAGGACGTTTGCTCCTCCTCTGTCACCGATGGGACCTCTTCAAAACCAGGGCATTGCCTCCATTTGAGTCGTTCGAGCAACAACTTGCGAACACACGGCTCTGTCGTGATCGCCCGCATGAGCAACCCCTGAGCGAGCCACTCAGGGCGGTGACGCGCCATCGACTCGAAGAGGCTCTGCATTTTGGTTCCTCCTGATCGACACTACACACACCGTTCGGATGCCGCGGTTCACGTGTCGAAGCGGAACACCGTCGCGGCGCACGAAGCCCGCGTCCCGAAGCGCTGACAGAACTCCGTCAGCGCCGTGTACGGCGCCGTCGGCAGGACCTCTCGAAACTCCAGGTGCTTCACGAGGCAGTAGAGCGAGACTTCCAGGAAGCTCACCTCACGCCCGGCGGGGAGCACGTTGAGTGCCGACGCCGCGTTCTCATCCAGCCAGCCCAGCATGTTCCCCAGGCTCAGGCGCATCTTGTCCTGGTGAGCACCGTTCTCAGTCCCACCGCTCACTCGCGACATGATCAACGTCACTTCCGTCGCCATCGACTGGAGCACCAGCTCCTGCGCATTCGCGCTCACCGGCTCCGTGAGGTCCTCGGGCCAGCTCACATCCGGCTTGTGACTCGACTGCCGCCAGAGCTCGCGCGAGACATTGAGCGCCCCAAACCAAGACCCGCTCGGCGTCTTCAGCACGGGGATCTTGAGCGCGGGGTTGCCGCCGTAGTCCTCCGGCTTCGGAGACATCATGTCTCGCAGGATGTGGAAGTCGTATTCGACGCGCGACTCCTCCGCGAAGATGCGCGCGATGCGCGTGAAGTGTGAACTCGAACGGCCGATGATGACGGGCTTCATGTCGCCTCCCAGGACAAGTCCAGCAACCTTCAATCCGCCTTCTTCGGAAGCCCCAGCGCGGCCCTGACCTCGGCCGTTCCTCGCCCGGCCCAGTGCCGACGGTGGTTCTCCCCTGTCACGAAGCTGCGCGTCTCCATCCGGTCCACGTAGAGCGTCCCGTCCAGGTGGTCCAGCTCGTGCTGGAGGATGCGCGCATACCAACCTCGCGCGTGAATCGTCACCGGCCTCCCCTGCTCGTCCAGCGCATCCACCCGAACCCCTCGCGCCCTCGCCACCAGCGCCGCGAACCCCGAGACACTCAGGCACCCCTCGTAGAACTCCGCGGGCGCCGGGTCCTCCACCGTCAGCTTCGGATTGATGAGCACATGGAACGGAACCGGCGTCCGCTCGCGATCCGCCAGGTCCGCGGGCGCCACTCCCGCCTGGTACTCCGAGCGGTCCTCAATCACCACCAACCGCAACCCCACGCCCACCTGCGGCGCCGCGAGGCCCACCCCGGGCGCATCGCGCATCGTGTCGCGCATCAGCACGATGAGCCTTTGAATCTCGGGACTCCCCATCTCCTCCGGCGTCAGGTCTCGCGCCTTCTGCCGCAGCACCGGCTCTCCCGCCTGGACGATTTTGAGCACCATCCCGCGAGCGTAGCAGGCCCATCGAGGCATCCTCCAGCATCACTCGAGGCCCACCGCCACAGTCGACGAAGCGTCAGGCAGCACACGCTCCTCCGCCCCGGGGAGACTTCACCTCCCGCCCCGTGCCAACCTTGCCCCCGCGGGCTCGCATGTCGACTCGGAGATACTGATACACTTCAGTGACAATATTGGACGACACCGTTCCCACGGAGCTTGCAGGTCGCGATGCGGCGGTCTCGACGTCTCGGGTGGGCCGCCCTGGCCTCGCTCGCCATTCACGCGGTGCTCCTCGTGCTCCTCGCGAACACGGAGCCCTCGTTACGCCCACCGCCCCATCCTCCCGACTCGAAGCCCGCCCCCTTGTTCGTGGAAGTCATCCACGCGCCCCCCAAAGTCCCCTCGGCGCCCGTCGTCGAAGAGGCCCCGAAGCCCGAGCCCCCCGCTCGCGACCGAGGCACCCCAGCGAAGAAACCTCGCACGGTGGTGACCCCTCCTGCCATCGCGCCCGCCGTCCCGCCCCCGGACCGGAGCGACACACCTCGCGCGGCCGCGCCCCCTGCCTCCCTCCCGAAGCCGCTCGCGCCCGGAGGGCTCTCACTCCCCTCGGGTCTTCCCTTCCAGAGCGGACGCACCCTCCGGCCTGGAGACCCCGGCCCCTCCCGAGAGGCGCTCATCGCCGAGGAGCGCGAGCGTGTCCGAGGCCGCGTCCAGGGGCTCATCGACGACCAGCAGGCGGCCCTCCGCGTGACGAACGGGTTGATCGACCCGTACTTCACCGAGGTCCGCAAGGCGCTCGAGAAGGGGTTCGAAAATGCGCCGGTGTTCCCAGGCAACCCGTTGGAGAAACAGATCGCCACGTCCTGGGCTGCTCAGGCGGGGAAGTTCGGAGCCTCCGGCTCACCAGGCGGTCCCGTCCCCAAGGCCACCACCGCGTCCGAGCAGCTCAAGGCCCTGGAGGGGCGACTGGGCCGGAACACGCTGGAGCACCTGCGCAGCCGCGTCCAGGCGGGCTCGGAGCTGCATCAGCTCGCCGAAGGCAGCGGTGGGAAGCTCGTCGTCACCCTCGAGCTGCTCCAGGCCCCGGATGGCACCTTGCGCGAAGCAAAGCTCGTGTCGGTGAGCGGCATCCCCGCCTACGACACCTTCGTGCTCAACGCCGTACCGAGCGCGCTCGCGAAGCTTCCCCCACCTCGAGACGGCGCGCGCGGCATCAAACCCGAGGGCATCCACACCCTCTGGTCCGTGGAAGGACGCGTCGTCTACTACCGCAAGGTCAAGGACCTGAAGGGCCGGAGCGCCCTGTACCTCGGCGCCGCGATGGCAGCGGGCGTCCTGGCCGGCCGCTTCGAGGAGACCACGGGCGAAATCGAGGTCATCGACTTCACCAACCCCCGGTTCCTCTGCCAATCCAAGCTGCTGCGGGTCTACTGAGCCCCAGGAGGCACGGGCCCCCATTGGCCTCGCTCGTGTCGGGGCGCTAGGCTGCCACGCCATGGCTCGTCGCAAGAAGGCCGATGAGATGGCCGCTCGCGTCCGCAATCTGCTGGCGATGGATGCCGCCAGCATCATGCGCCGGCTGGAGTCCCGGCGTGACGAGATGTTCAACCTCTTCTCGCGCCTGCGCAGCCGCGAGCCGCTCCTGGAGACCATCGCCTCGCGCTACGCGGACGGTGCCTTCGAGCACCTCCTCCACCTGCCCGAGCAGGAGCAGGCCGTGGTGGACCGCTACTACGGCACCCTGGACGAGATGCGCTGGTACTTCACGTACACCGAGGACATGCCCGGCACCGCGCACCTGAACTTCACCAAGCTGCACAAGCGGCTGGAGGAGGCGTATCGCGTGCTGGTGGTGACGCTCGGCCCTCCTGTCTCCGCGGATGGCGCCCGCGTCGTGGACGCGGAGGTCCTGCGCCGAGAGGACACACCTCCTCCCGAGGACAAGACGCTGGCCCGCGCGGCACTCCCACGTCAGCGGCGCGCCGCTCCGGGCTGAGGGCCCTGGGCGGCACGCACCACCCCCGTCAGGCTCCGTGTGCCTGGAGCCCGTTGGATGCGGCGGGAGATTCCGCGTCGACGGCGCGCGGCGCGAGCTTCCGCATGGAGCGCTTGCCCACCACCACGTCCACCATCTTCCGGACGCGCGTCCAGACGCTCTCCTGCACGTAGGGGATGCCGTACTTCTCGCAGAGGGCGCGGACCTTCGGCTGCACCTCGCGGTACTTGAGCATC
Encoded here:
- a CDS encoding MBL fold metallo-hydrolase, with product MTLTEVQAGPYTVRGISVGGVYTSLQVPELDVVLDVGVPIRSFAGTERIFLSHAHPDHASALGALLGIRRLLGKGAPQLFLPAEIEPTVREALEVLSRLHHTPMEARTVPMLPGDVQPLGQGLHVRAFRTHHPVPSLGYQFLRRVTKLRPEHLGMPPQEIAQRRKAGEDLFTEVDHLELAYATDTLARVLETEPMLFDSRVLVIECTFVDPKRSVQDARDRAHLHLDELIAHADRFRNEALVLMHFSQSVGPEEVHAMIRERLPASLLERVRIFAPDSGRWFG
- a CDS encoding glutathione S-transferase N-terminal domain-containing protein, with translation MKPVIIGRSSSHFTRIARIFAEESRVEYDFHILRDMMSPKPEDYGGNPALKIPVLKTPSGSWFGALNVSRELWRQSSHKPDVSWPEDLTEPVSANAQELVLQSMATEVTLIMSRVSGGTENGAHQDKMRLSLGNMLGWLDENAASALNVLPAGREVSFLEVSLYCLVKHLEFREVLPTAPYTALTEFCQRFGTRASCAATVFRFDT
- the def gene encoding peptide deformylase; amino-acid sequence: MVLKIVQAGEPVLRQKARDLTPEEMGSPEIQRLIVLMRDTMRDAPGVGLAAPQVGVGLRLVVIEDRSEYQAGVAPADLADRERTPVPFHVLINPKLTVEDPAPAEFYEGCLSVSGFAALVARARGVRVDALDEQGRPVTIHARGWYARILQHELDHLDGTLYVDRMETRSFVTGENHRRHWAGRGTAEVRAALGLPKKAD
- a CDS encoding TonB C-terminal domain-containing protein, with translation MRRSRRLGWAALASLAIHAVLLVLLANTEPSLRPPPHPPDSKPAPLFVEVIHAPPKVPSAPVVEEAPKPEPPARDRGTPAKKPRTVVTPPAIAPAVPPPDRSDTPRAAAPPASLPKPLAPGGLSLPSGLPFQSGRTLRPGDPGPSREALIAEERERVRGRVQGLIDDQQAALRVTNGLIDPYFTEVRKALEKGFENAPVFPGNPLEKQIATSWAAQAGKFGASGSPGGPVPKATTASEQLKALEGRLGRNTLEHLRSRVQAGSELHQLAEGSGGKLVVTLELLQAPDGTLREAKLVSVSGIPAYDTFVLNAVPSALAKLPPPRDGARGIKPEGIHTLWSVEGRVVYYRKVKDLKGRSALYLGAAMAAGVLAGRFEETTGEIEVIDFTNPRFLCQSKLLRVY